A DNA window from Anastrepha ludens isolate Willacy chromosome 6, idAnaLude1.1, whole genome shotgun sequence contains the following coding sequences:
- the LOC128865925 gene encoding protein salivary glands marred isoform X5 translates to MAAEGLRQCLLLWSVDYWNLEVMADSAFKSRDIGLRAQKKILSRMATKNIAKTFIDGTTASLLDNLYRLCKMHTGNKVKAEKLIKNIIKIVIKIGVLHRNNQFSADELKDAEVFKRKFQNTQLSVISFYEVDYSFDLPYLQKSIAESHAALKSIVQRHLTEKSLNRIDEVFDFFGDTTLLETAFKPDSPYRELMGKIVSDINTAMETGDM, encoded by the exons ATGGCAGCGGAAGGTTTGCGTCAATGTCTGCTGCTGTGGAGCGTCGACTATTGGAATCTAGAAG ttATGGCTGACAGTGCTTTCAAGTCGCGTGACATTGGCTTGCGTGCCCAAAAGAAGATCCTCTCGCGCATGGCCACCAAGAATATAGCGAAAACATTTATAGATGGCACCACCGCATCGCTTCTTGATAATTTATATCGCCTATGTAAGATGCAT ACGGGCAACAAAGTCAAAGCGGAGAAGCTgataaaaaacataattaaaattgttATCAAAATTGGTGTCCTACATCGAAATAATCAATTCAGTGCCGACGAACTGAAGGATGCGGAAGTCTTCAAGCGGAAGTTTCAA aaTACACAACTCTCAGTAATTTCCTTCTATGAAGTGGATTATAGCTTCGATCTGCCGTATCTGCAAAAATCCATTGCCGAATCGCATGCCGCCCTCAAGTCAATTGTCCAACGACACCTTACCGAGAAGTCGCTAAATCGCATCGACGAAGTATTCGATTTTTTCGGTGACACCACACTCTTAGAAACCGCCTTCAAACCCGATTCGCCGTATCGCGAATTAATGGGAAAAATCGTTAGCGATATTAATACTGCCATGGAAACGGGAGACATGTAA
- the LOC128865925 gene encoding protein salivary glands marred isoform X3, with amino-acid sequence MADSAFKSRDIGLRAQKKILSRMATKNIAKTFIDGTTASLLDNLYRLCKMHTGNKVKAEKLIKNIIKIVIKIGVLHRNNQFSADELKDAEVFKRKFQNTQLSVISFYEVDYSFDLPYLQKSIAESHAALKSIVQRHLTEKSLNRIDEVFDFFGDTTLLETAFKPDSPYRELMGKIVSDINTAMETGDIYNYQLC; translated from the exons ATGGCTGACAGTGCTTTCAAGTCGCGTGACATTGGCTTGCGTGCCCAAAAGAAGATCCTCTCGCGCATGGCCACCAAGAATATAGCGAAAACATTTATAGATGGCACCACCGCATCGCTTCTTGATAATTTATATCGCCTATGTAAGATGCAT ACGGGCAACAAAGTCAAAGCGGAGAAGCTgataaaaaacataattaaaattgttATCAAAATTGGTGTCCTACATCGAAATAATCAATTCAGTGCCGACGAACTGAAGGATGCGGAAGTCTTCAAGCGGAAGTTTCAA aaTACACAACTCTCAGTAATTTCCTTCTATGAAGTGGATTATAGCTTCGATCTGCCGTATCTGCAAAAATCCATTGCCGAATCGCATGCCGCCCTCAAGTCAATTGTCCAACGACACCTTACCGAGAAGTCGCTAAATCGCATCGACGAAGTATTCGATTTTTTCGGTGACACCACACTCTTAGAAACCGCCTTCAAACCCGATTCGCCGTATCGCGAATTAATGGGAAAAATCGTTAGCGATATTAATACTGCCATGGAAACGGGAGACAT TTATAATTATCAGCTGTGCTAG
- the LOC128865925 gene encoding protein salivary glands marred isoform X4 produces MADSAFKSRDIGLRAQKKILSRMATKNIAKTFIDGTTASLLDNLYRLCKMHTGNKVKAEKLIKNIIKIVIKIGVLHRNNQFSADELKDAEVFKRKFQNTQLSVISFYEVDYSFDLPYLQKSIAESHAALKSIVQRHLTEKSLNRIDEVFDFFGDTTLLETAFKPDSPYRELMGKIVSDINTAMETGDM; encoded by the exons ATGGCTGACAGTGCTTTCAAGTCGCGTGACATTGGCTTGCGTGCCCAAAAGAAGATCCTCTCGCGCATGGCCACCAAGAATATAGCGAAAACATTTATAGATGGCACCACCGCATCGCTTCTTGATAATTTATATCGCCTATGTAAGATGCAT ACGGGCAACAAAGTCAAAGCGGAGAAGCTgataaaaaacataattaaaattgttATCAAAATTGGTGTCCTACATCGAAATAATCAATTCAGTGCCGACGAACTGAAGGATGCGGAAGTCTTCAAGCGGAAGTTTCAA aaTACACAACTCTCAGTAATTTCCTTCTATGAAGTGGATTATAGCTTCGATCTGCCGTATCTGCAAAAATCCATTGCCGAATCGCATGCCGCCCTCAAGTCAATTGTCCAACGACACCTTACCGAGAAGTCGCTAAATCGCATCGACGAAGTATTCGATTTTTTCGGTGACACCACACTCTTAGAAACCGCCTTCAAACCCGATTCGCCGTATCGCGAATTAATGGGAAAAATCGTTAGCGATATTAATACTGCCATGGAAACGGGAGACATGTAA
- the LOC128865925 gene encoding protein salivary glands marred isoform X2 has product MADSAFKSRDIGLRAQKKILSRMATKNIAKTFIDGTTASLLDNLYRLCKMHTGNKVKAEKLIKNIIKIVIKIGVLHRNNQFSADELKDAEVFKRKFQNTQLSVISFYEVDYSFDLPYLQKSIAESHAALKSIVQRHLTEKSLNRIDEVFDFFGDTTLLETAFKPDSPYRELMGKIVSDINTAMETGDMTAKCTMVGKICAYVCVKAKKRLKRNLGH; this is encoded by the exons ATGGCTGACAGTGCTTTCAAGTCGCGTGACATTGGCTTGCGTGCCCAAAAGAAGATCCTCTCGCGCATGGCCACCAAGAATATAGCGAAAACATTTATAGATGGCACCACCGCATCGCTTCTTGATAATTTATATCGCCTATGTAAGATGCAT ACGGGCAACAAAGTCAAAGCGGAGAAGCTgataaaaaacataattaaaattgttATCAAAATTGGTGTCCTACATCGAAATAATCAATTCAGTGCCGACGAACTGAAGGATGCGGAAGTCTTCAAGCGGAAGTTTCAA aaTACACAACTCTCAGTAATTTCCTTCTATGAAGTGGATTATAGCTTCGATCTGCCGTATCTGCAAAAATCCATTGCCGAATCGCATGCCGCCCTCAAGTCAATTGTCCAACGACACCTTACCGAGAAGTCGCTAAATCGCATCGACGAAGTATTCGATTTTTTCGGTGACACCACACTCTTAGAAACCGCCTTCAAACCCGATTCGCCGTATCGCGAATTAATGGGAAAAATCGTTAGCGATATTAATACTGCCATGGAAACGGGAGACAT GACTGCAAAGTGTACAATGGTCGGGAagatatgtgcgtatgtgtgtgtaaaggCAAAGAAAAGGCTTAAACGGAATTTAGGTCATTAG
- the LOC128865925 gene encoding protein salivary glands marred isoform X1: MADSAFKSRDIGLRAQKKILSRMATKNIAKTFIDGTTASLLDNLYRLCKMHTGNKVKAEKLIKNIIKIVIKIGVLHRNNQFSADELKDAEVFKRKFQNTQLSVISFYEVDYSFDLPYLQKSIAESHAALKSIVQRHLTEKSLNRIDEVFDFFGDTTLLETAFKPDSPYRELMGKIVSDINTAMETGDILVSSRPKDCKVYNGREDMCVCVCKGKEKA, translated from the exons ATGGCTGACAGTGCTTTCAAGTCGCGTGACATTGGCTTGCGTGCCCAAAAGAAGATCCTCTCGCGCATGGCCACCAAGAATATAGCGAAAACATTTATAGATGGCACCACCGCATCGCTTCTTGATAATTTATATCGCCTATGTAAGATGCAT ACGGGCAACAAAGTCAAAGCGGAGAAGCTgataaaaaacataattaaaattgttATCAAAATTGGTGTCCTACATCGAAATAATCAATTCAGTGCCGACGAACTGAAGGATGCGGAAGTCTTCAAGCGGAAGTTTCAA aaTACACAACTCTCAGTAATTTCCTTCTATGAAGTGGATTATAGCTTCGATCTGCCGTATCTGCAAAAATCCATTGCCGAATCGCATGCCGCCCTCAAGTCAATTGTCCAACGACACCTTACCGAGAAGTCGCTAAATCGCATCGACGAAGTATTCGATTTTTTCGGTGACACCACACTCTTAGAAACCGCCTTCAAACCCGATTCGCCGTATCGCGAATTAATGGGAAAAATCGTTAGCGATATTAATACTGCCATGGAAACGGGAGACAT TCTCGTCTCATCTCGTCCAAAGGACTGCAAAGTGTACAATGGTCGGGAagatatgtgcgtatgtgtgtgtaaaggCAAAGAAAAGGCTTAA